A genomic stretch from Limanda limanda chromosome 11, fLimLim1.1, whole genome shotgun sequence includes:
- the LOC133013758 gene encoding sterile alpha motif domain-containing protein 3-like yields MLLRVVISPDNIRRLDISEDLESLEQLKGILTERLQLEGDFLIQFEDPDFGNELCNLTDIRELPPERAVLKILKSFIPTESPASTSTFSGLDSDSMSSPSTSAAQGSSVQLRRRESAENWPSPFPIPVFSFDVALRLSNGDALFKESGVLLTVPREMKMDILDNLAQAMFSYKAYPKTQEIESVAAALIEKHPSLADPGVGTGFHSWAMSIRYKLGNYRQKLRMAGCNEVRVNQRKNAEVTRCLKKARRCEVNFLPDNPEGQTDESQERERKLIQEEVLKRLPNKTLIESKMEATFSLRRKGIVEEEPPIADVLEKWPALFLEEQIYAEFFRITQVDLKKTFLTSLDAHASNLIKLYRTRSGTQGKDLKALLDNLDEQTTDVLAQRKATALRGLPLYLRENPGNVLKTCLDTDSEETSVAGVQLGIVTIVEDDVGRAHSMPRTVNIALVIEEKVVVDNISDISTAIVLLFGCIYNLNLDYPKGLKYTFEALQKIFMNLGTECSARVQAQKNNLLK; encoded by the exons aTGCTGCTACGTGTTGTCATTTCCCCTGATAACATCAGAAGATTGGATATTTCAGAAGACCTCGAGTCTCTCGAACAATTGAAGGGGATTCTTACAGAAAGACTTCAACTCGAAGGCGACTTTTTAATTCAGTTCGAGGACCCTGACTTTGGAAATGAACTGTGTAATTTGACAGACATTAGAGAGCTTCCTCCAGAAAGAGCTGTATTGAAGATCCTGAAATCCTTCATCCCAACAGAATCACCGGCTTCTACCTCTACCTTTTCTGGACTGGATTCTGATAGCATGTCATCTCCATCCACCAGTGCAGCCCAGGGTTCGTCCGTACAGCTTAGGCGGCGTGAGAGTGCAGAGAACTGGCCATCTCCATTCCCAATTCCAGTCTTTTCATTTGATGTTGCACTGAGGCTTTCTAACGGGGATGCTTTGTTCAAGGAAAGTGGAGTACTTCTCACTGTACCAAGGGAAATGAAAATGGACATCCTGGACAACCTAGCTCAGGCAATGTTTTCCTACAAGGCCTACCCAAAGACTCAAGAAATTGAATCAGTTGCTGCTGCACTTATTGAGAAACACCCATCTCTTGCTGACCCAGGAGTTGGAACTGGATTTCACAGCTGGGCCATGAGCATTAGATATAAGCTTGGCAACTACCGCCAAAAGCTACGGATGGCAGGCTGTAATGAAGTCCGGGTTAACCAAAGAAAAAATGCAGAGGTGACCAGGTGTCTAAAGAAAGCCAGAAGGTGTGAAGTGAACTTTCTTCCAGACAATCCTGAAGGGCAGACTGACGAATCACAAGAGAGGGAAAGGAAATTAATACAGGAGGAAGTTCTGAAAAGACTTCCAAACAAGACCCTGATCGAATCGAAAATGGAAGCTACTTTTTCCCTACGCAGGAAGGGTATTGTGGAGGAAGAACCGCCTATTGCTGATGTGTTGGAGAAGTGGCCAGCATTGTTTTTGGAAGAACAg ATATATGCTGAGTTTTTTAGAATCACTCAAGTGGATCTAAAGAAGACCTTCTTGACATCTTTGGATGCACACGCCTCAAACCTGATAAAGCTTTATAGAACACGTAGCGGGACACAAGGAAAGGACTTAAAGGCCCTCCTTGACAACCTTGATGAACAG acaaCCGATGTGCTTGCACAAAGGAAGGCCACAGCTCTACGAGGTCTACCTCTCTATTTGAGGGAGAATCCAGGCAACGTCCTGAAGACATGTCTG gATACAGACTCGGAGGAAACGTCCGTTGCAGGTGTTCAACTTGGCATAGTCACCAttgttgaagatgatgttggGAGAGCTCACTCAATGCCCAGAACAGTCAACATTGCCCTTGTCATCGAGGAAAAGGTCGTTGTGGATAacatctctgacatcagtaCAGCCATTGTACTTCTCTTTGGATGCATCTACAACCTCAACCTGGACTACCCCAAAGGATTGAAGTACACTTTTGAGGCCCTTCAAAAGATTTTTATGAACCTTGGCACAGAGTGTTCTGCCCGTGTTCAGGCtcagaaaaacaacttgttaaagTAG